The Streptococcus marmotae genome contains the following window.
CAGGGAGAGGGCAGTAACTTGAATATTTTTATAATCCCCAAACTTTTCGAGATGTTTCAGTAGCAAATCAGAGACGATTTCAAGAGTTTCAATGGGGAAGTGTCCGATGATACTACCGACCAATCGAATATCATTGTGATACCAGATATCATAGGCGGATAATTCCCTCCAAAGGAGTCGGTCAATGATATCTTTAGAATTTTTTGAAGGTTCTTGTAGTTCAAGTACAGCTTGAAGCACGAGCATTCTTCGTCTAATGGGTACTGAGTCTGGCTGTCGCTTGAGGACTTCCTGGCATTGCGAGACGAGCTCCTCCATTTTTTCTCGGCTAGGAAACTTGAGATTGTCAATCTCATAGAGGAGTTTTTGACTTTGGCTAGGCTGGTAAGAGTAGCAGATGTATTCAAACTCTTCAAAGGTCATGTCCACTTGCTGGAGCAGGAAGTGCATATGCTCGTAGGAGGGGACTGTTTCGTTGTTTTCAAAGCGTACGAGGGTACTACGGTTGAGGTGGTTTCCGCAGACCTGCTTTTGACTGAGCTGTTTCGCCCGACGAATCTCCTTATAGACACTTCCATAATCCCATCTCATCTCTTCACCTCCTAAAAATGTGAGAATTTGCAACAAATGATACCATTTTCTGGTAATTAGTATATCATAAAAGTGTAAAAAAATTCATAAATAAAGGAGGAAAATTTTATGAATAGAATGCAATTGGTAGCAAAAGCTTTATTTGGACTGTTACTTATTGGCAGTATGCTGTTTGCTATTCATCTCTTGACGGTAGATGAAGGTTATCTTCCTTTAGAAGTTCAAGGGGTGAATCGGATGATTGAAGTAT
Protein-coding sequences here:
- a CDS encoding helix-turn-helix domain-containing protein gives rise to the protein MRWDYGSVYKEIRRAKQLSQKQVCGNHLNRSTLVRFENNETVPSYEHMHFLLQQVDMTFEEFEYICYSYQPSQSQKLLYEIDNLKFPSREKMEELVSQCQEVLKRQPDSVPIRRRMLVLQAVLELQEPSKNSKDIIDRLLWRELSAYDIWYHNDIRLVGSIIGHFPIETLEIVSDLLLKHLEKFGDYKNIQVTALSLYRQLSNIFLNHHLTEKTQFFAEKTIQLAKEQKRYDYLATGRIYLGLATDDEQLIQSGVDLLTITEEHEWLKRMQHIIDTQKNSSE